A single window of Pungitius pungitius chromosome 20, fPunPun2.1, whole genome shotgun sequence DNA harbors:
- the armt1 gene encoding damage-control phosphatase ARMT1 isoform X2 gives MPTILTRVIDTIHRNKNKFFEEYGEEGIQAEKQTISLLSKMRNELLTDKPLLALTDSLQDTESWNQYLQRQQKLQGDQDVSWFKSPWLYVECYMYRRVQEALWLNPPISDYDVFNEGKTQSFFESQQAMMTLCTYMEGVNKNMEGLSKNQLLEHFNKLLQVSLWGNKCDLSISAGQDNSQKTSPIDSLDSLQPFILVNDSNRVWSALISPQRPGQSKKSTSVRVDIVLDNSGFELFTDLVLADFLVSSHLAHEVHFHGKSLPWFVSDVTANDFQWTIRQTTAANHKWMSKSGVQWKNHLKEGAWSYHDHPFWTQPHEFCDMEADAPDLYATLQGADLVLFKGDLNYRKLTGDREWDHAVGFHAALRGFGPAPLCSLRTLKANVQVGLQPGQGEKLASQDPEWMTSGKYAVIQFDNAKSEHKD, from the exons ATGCCGACCATCCTCACTAGAGTTATCGATACAATACATCGcaacaaaaacaagttttttGAAGAATATGGAGAG GAAGGGATCCAAGCAGAGAAGCAAACTATTTCTCTGTTGTCTAAGATGAGAAATGAGCTTCTGACCGATAAGCCACTTCTAGCACTAACAGACAGCCTGCAAGACACCGAGTCCTGGAATCAGTACCTGCAGAGACAGCAGAAGCTGCAAGGAGACCAGGATGTCAGCTGGTTCAAGTCTCCTTGGCTCTACGTGGAGTGCTACATGTACCGCAGAGTACAGGAGGCCCTGTGGCTCAA tcctCCCATCAGTGACTATGATGTCTTTAATGAGGGAAAGACTCAGAGCTTTTTTGAGTCCCAGCAGGCTATGATGACCTTATGTACATACATGGAGGGCGTCAACAAGAATATGGAGGGACTCTCAAAGAATCAGCTGCTTGAGCATTTCAACAAGCTGCTCCAG GTTTCTCTATGGGGGAACAAGTGTGATCTGTCTATCTCTGCTGGCCAAGACAACTCACAGAAGACCAGTCCAATTGATTCCCTGGACAGCCTGCAACCCTTCATCTTGGTGAATGACTCTAACCGGGTATGGTCAGCTCTTATTTCTCCTCAGAGGCCGGGACAATCTAAGAAATCCACTTCAGTCAGAGTCGACATTGTTCTGGACAATTCTGGCTTTGAGTTATTCACTGACTTGGTCTTAGCAGATTTCCTCGTATCCTCCCACCTCGCCCATGAGGTCCATTTTCACGGCAAATCCCTCCCGTGGTTTGTCTCTGATGTCACAGCTAACGATTTTCAGTGGACCATCCGGCAGACCACGGCGGCCAACCACAAGTGGATGTCGAAGAGTGGCGTCCAGTGGAAGAACCACCTGAAGGAAGGAGCGTGGTCCTATCACGATCATCCTTTCTGGACTCAGCCGCATGAGTTTTGTGACATGGAAGCCGATGCGCCTGACCTGTATGCGACCCTGCAGGGGGCAGACCTGGTGCTGTTTAAGGGGGACCTCAACTACAGAAAGCTGACTGGGGACCGGGAGTGGGACCACGCGGTGGGCTTCCATGCTGCACTGAGAGGTTTTGGGCCTGCACCACTGTGTAGCCTCAGGACTCTCAAGGCCAACGTTCAGGTTGGTCTGCAGCCGGGCCAAGGCGAGAAGCTCGCCTCCCAAGATCCCGAGTGGATGACCAGCGGCAAATACGCTGTCATTCAGTTCGACAACGCAAAGTCAGAGCACAAAGACTGA
- the esr1 gene encoding estrogen receptor isoform X1, protein MYPEESRGSGGVATVDFLEGTYDYAAPTPAPTPLYSHSTPGYYSAPLDSHRPPSDGSLQSLGSGPTSPIVFVPSSPRLSPFLPPPGHHYLETTSTHVYSVPSSQQSVSREEQCATSDESYSLGESGAGAEAGGFEMAKETRFCAVCSDYASGYHYGVWSCEGCKAFFKRSIQGHNDYMCPATNQCTIDRNRRKSCQACRLRKCYEVGMMKGGVRKDRGRVLRRDKRRTGLSDRDKASKDLEHRAVPSQDGRKRSSSSSGGGGSGGGNGSSSGGACGGGKSFLTSMPPDQVLLLLQCAEPPILCSRQKLNRPYTEVTMMTLLTNMADKELVHMIAWAKKLPGFLQLGLHDQVQLLESSWLEVLMIGLIWRSIHCPGKLIFAQDLIIDRNEGDCVEGMAEIFDMLLATASRFRLLKLKPEEFVCLKAIILLNSGAFSFCTGTMEPLHDTAAVQHMLDTITDTLIHHISQSGCSVQQQSRRQAQLLLLLSHIRHMSNKGMEHLYSMKCKNKVPLYDLLLEMLDAHRLHRPDKAGEPWLQADGEPLFSTTMNSSSSSGASGGGGGSSSGGSCAGPRVAHEVPIRAPTVLQYGGSPPDCTHVL, encoded by the exons ATGTATCCTGAAGAGAGCCGGGGGTCCGGAGGGGTAGCCACTGTGGACTTCCTGGAAGGGACATACGACTACGCTGCGCCCACCCCTGCCCCGACTCCTCTCTACAGCCACTCCACCCCGGGCTACTACTCTGCTCCCCTGGACTCCCACAGGCCGCCCTCAGACGGCAGCCTGCAGTCCCTGGGTAGTGGGCCCACCAGTCCCATAGTGTTTGTGCCCTCCAGCCCCAGACTCAGCCCCTTCTTGCCCCCACCCGGCCACCACTATTTGGAAACCACCTCGACGCACGTCTACAG TGTACCATCCAGTCAGCAGTCAGTGTCCAGAGAGGAGCAGTGCGCCACCAGCGACGAGTCGTACAGTCTGGGGGAGTCAGGGGCCGGAGCGGAGGCCGGGGGCTTTGAGATGGCCAAAGAGACGCGTTTCTGTGCCGTGTGCAGCGACTATGCCTCAGGGTACCACTACGGGGTGTGGTCCTGTGAGGGCTGCAAGGCCTTCTTCAAGAGGAGCATCCAGG GTCACAATGACTATATGTGCCCAGCGACCAATCAGTGTACTATTGACAGGAATCGGAGAAAGAGCTGCCAGGCTTGCCGTCTTAGAAAGTGCTATGAAGTGGGCATGATGAAAGGAG GTGTGCGCAAGGACCGCGGCCGTGTACTGCGGCGGGACAAGAGACGCACTGGCCTCAGTGACCGAGACAAGGCCTCTAAGGACCTGGAGCACAGGGCGGTGCCCTCTCAGGACGGAAGgaagcgcagcagcagcagcagcggcggcggcggcagcggcggtggcaacggcagcagcagcggcggcgctTGCGGTGGAGGAAAGTCGTTCCTGACCAGCATGCCTCCTGACCAG GTGCTTCTGCTGCTCCAGTGTGCCGAGCCACCGATACTGTGCTCTCGTCAGAAGCTGAACCGACCCTACACCGAGGTCACCATGATGACCCTGCTCACCAACATGGCTGATAAGGAGCTGGTCCACATGATCGCTTGGGCCAAGAAGCTTCCAG gtTTCCTGCAGCTGGGCCTCCACGACCAGGTGCAACTGCTGGAGAGCTCGTGGCTGGAGGTGCTGATGATCGGGCTCATCTGGAGGTCCATCCACTGCCCCGGAAAACTCATCTTCGCACAGGACCTGATCATCGACAG AAACGAAGGCGACTGCGTCGAGGGCATGGCGGAGATCTTCGACATGCTGCTGGCCACCGCTTCCCGCTTCCGCTTGCTCAAACTCAAACCGGAGGAGTTCGTCTGCCTCAAAGCGATCATCTTGCTTAACTCCG GAGCCTTTTCTTTCTGCACAGGCACGATGGAGCCCCTCCACGACACCGCAGCGGTTCAGCACATGCTGGACACCATCACAGACACGCTCATACATCACATCAGCCAATCAGGTTGCTCGGTGCAGCAGCAGTCGAGACGGCAGGCCCAGCTGCTCCTCTTGCTCTCCCACATCAGACACATGAG CAACAAAGGCATGGAGCATCTCTACAGCATGAAGTGCAAGAACAAAGTGCCCCTGTACGACCTGCTGCTCGAGATGCTGGATGCTCACCGCCTCCACCGGCCAGACAAAGCAGGTGAGCCGTGGCTCCAGGCTGACGGAGAGCCTCTCTTCTCCACCACcatgaacagcagcagcagcagcggcgccagcggcggcggcggcggctcctccTCCGGTGGCTCCTGTGCAGGACCCCGAGTTGCCCACGAGGTTCCGATCAGAGCCCCCACAGTCCTGCAGTACGGAGGGTCCCCTCCTGATTGCACCCACGTCTTATGA
- the esr1 gene encoding estrogen receptor isoform X2, which yields MLLRQSPTQSRPVLRARTSTALSELETLSPQHPSPPPRAHFSEMYPEESRGSGGVATVDFLEGTYDYAAPTPAPTPLYSHSTPGYYSAPLDSHRPPSDGSLQSLGSGPTSPIVFVPSSPRLSPFLPPPGHHYLETTSTHVYSVPSSQQSVSREEQCATSDESYSLGESGAGAEAGGFEMAKETRFCAVCSDYASGYHYGVWSCEGCKAFFKRSIQGHNDYMCPATNQCTIDRNRRKSCQACRLRKCYEVGMMKGGVRKDRGRVLRRDKRRTGLSDRDKASKDLEHRAVPSQDGRKRSSSSSGGGGSGGGNGSSSGGACGGGKSFLTSMPPDQVLLLLQCAEPPILCSRQKLNRPYTEVTMMTLLTNMADKELVHMIAWAKKLPGFLQLGLHDQVQLLESSWLEVLMIGLIWRSIHCPGKLIFAQDLIIDRNEGDCVEGMAEIFDMLLATASRFRLLKLKPEEFVCLKAIILLNSGAFSFCTGTMEPLHDTAAVQHMLDTITDTLIHHISQSGCSVQQQSRRQAQLLLLLSHIRHMSNKGMEHLYSMKCKNKVPLYDLLLEMLDAHRLHRPDKAGEPWLQADGEPLFSTTMNSSSSSGASGGGGGSSSGGSCAGPRVAHEVPIRAPTVLQYGGSPPDCTHVL from the exons ATGTTGCTCAGGCAGAGCCCGACGCAGAGCAGACCAGTACTCAGAGCCAGGACCAGCACAGCCCTCTCCGAACTGGAGACCCTCTCCCCGCAACATCCCTCGCCTCCACCACGTGCCCACTTCAGTGAAATGTATCCTGAAGAGAGCCGGGGGTCCGGAGGGGTAGCCACTGTGGACTTCCTGGAAGGGACATACGACTACGCTGCGCCCACCCCTGCCCCGACTCCTCTCTACAGCCACTCCACCCCGGGCTACTACTCTGCTCCCCTGGACTCCCACAGGCCGCCCTCAGACGGCAGCCTGCAGTCCCTGGGTAGTGGGCCCACCAGTCCCATAGTGTTTGTGCCCTCCAGCCCCAGACTCAGCCCCTTCTTGCCCCCACCCGGCCACCACTATTTGGAAACCACCTCGACGCACGTCTACAG TGTACCATCCAGTCAGCAGTCAGTGTCCAGAGAGGAGCAGTGCGCCACCAGCGACGAGTCGTACAGTCTGGGGGAGTCAGGGGCCGGAGCGGAGGCCGGGGGCTTTGAGATGGCCAAAGAGACGCGTTTCTGTGCCGTGTGCAGCGACTATGCCTCAGGGTACCACTACGGGGTGTGGTCCTGTGAGGGCTGCAAGGCCTTCTTCAAGAGGAGCATCCAGG GTCACAATGACTATATGTGCCCAGCGACCAATCAGTGTACTATTGACAGGAATCGGAGAAAGAGCTGCCAGGCTTGCCGTCTTAGAAAGTGCTATGAAGTGGGCATGATGAAAGGAG GTGTGCGCAAGGACCGCGGCCGTGTACTGCGGCGGGACAAGAGACGCACTGGCCTCAGTGACCGAGACAAGGCCTCTAAGGACCTGGAGCACAGGGCGGTGCCCTCTCAGGACGGAAGgaagcgcagcagcagcagcagcggcggcggcggcagcggcggtggcaacggcagcagcagcggcggcgctTGCGGTGGAGGAAAGTCGTTCCTGACCAGCATGCCTCCTGACCAG GTGCTTCTGCTGCTCCAGTGTGCCGAGCCACCGATACTGTGCTCTCGTCAGAAGCTGAACCGACCCTACACCGAGGTCACCATGATGACCCTGCTCACCAACATGGCTGATAAGGAGCTGGTCCACATGATCGCTTGGGCCAAGAAGCTTCCAG gtTTCCTGCAGCTGGGCCTCCACGACCAGGTGCAACTGCTGGAGAGCTCGTGGCTGGAGGTGCTGATGATCGGGCTCATCTGGAGGTCCATCCACTGCCCCGGAAAACTCATCTTCGCACAGGACCTGATCATCGACAG AAACGAAGGCGACTGCGTCGAGGGCATGGCGGAGATCTTCGACATGCTGCTGGCCACCGCTTCCCGCTTCCGCTTGCTCAAACTCAAACCGGAGGAGTTCGTCTGCCTCAAAGCGATCATCTTGCTTAACTCCG GAGCCTTTTCTTTCTGCACAGGCACGATGGAGCCCCTCCACGACACCGCAGCGGTTCAGCACATGCTGGACACCATCACAGACACGCTCATACATCACATCAGCCAATCAGGTTGCTCGGTGCAGCAGCAGTCGAGACGGCAGGCCCAGCTGCTCCTCTTGCTCTCCCACATCAGACACATGAG CAACAAAGGCATGGAGCATCTCTACAGCATGAAGTGCAAGAACAAAGTGCCCCTGTACGACCTGCTGCTCGAGATGCTGGATGCTCACCGCCTCCACCGGCCAGACAAAGCAGGTGAGCCGTGGCTCCAGGCTGACGGAGAGCCTCTCTTCTCCACCACcatgaacagcagcagcagcagcggcgccagcggcggcggcggcggctcctccTCCGGTGGCTCCTGTGCAGGACCCCGAGTTGCCCACGAGGTTCCGATCAGAGCCCCCACAGTCCTGCAGTACGGAGGGTCCCCTCCTGATTGCACCCACGTCTTATGA
- the armt1 gene encoding damage-control phosphatase ARMT1 isoform X1, with protein MMAADRTVHGVPPSLSAKVVGSFAYLTVRDRMPTILTRVIDTIHRNKNKFFEEYGEEGIQAEKQTISLLSKMRNELLTDKPLLALTDSLQDTESWNQYLQRQQKLQGDQDVSWFKSPWLYVECYMYRRVQEALWLNPPISDYDVFNEGKTQSFFESQQAMMTLCTYMEGVNKNMEGLSKNQLLEHFNKLLQVSLWGNKCDLSISAGQDNSQKTSPIDSLDSLQPFILVNDSNRVWSALISPQRPGQSKKSTSVRVDIVLDNSGFELFTDLVLADFLVSSHLAHEVHFHGKSLPWFVSDVTANDFQWTIRQTTAANHKWMSKSGVQWKNHLKEGAWSYHDHPFWTQPHEFCDMEADAPDLYATLQGADLVLFKGDLNYRKLTGDREWDHAVGFHAALRGFGPAPLCSLRTLKANVQVGLQPGQGEKLASQDPEWMTSGKYAVIQFDNAKSEHKD; from the exons GTCATTCGCCTATTTGACGGTGAGGGACAGAATGCCGACCATCCTCACTAGAGTTATCGATACAATACATCGcaacaaaaacaagttttttGAAGAATATGGAGAG GAAGGGATCCAAGCAGAGAAGCAAACTATTTCTCTGTTGTCTAAGATGAGAAATGAGCTTCTGACCGATAAGCCACTTCTAGCACTAACAGACAGCCTGCAAGACACCGAGTCCTGGAATCAGTACCTGCAGAGACAGCAGAAGCTGCAAGGAGACCAGGATGTCAGCTGGTTCAAGTCTCCTTGGCTCTACGTGGAGTGCTACATGTACCGCAGAGTACAGGAGGCCCTGTGGCTCAA tcctCCCATCAGTGACTATGATGTCTTTAATGAGGGAAAGACTCAGAGCTTTTTTGAGTCCCAGCAGGCTATGATGACCTTATGTACATACATGGAGGGCGTCAACAAGAATATGGAGGGACTCTCAAAGAATCAGCTGCTTGAGCATTTCAACAAGCTGCTCCAG GTTTCTCTATGGGGGAACAAGTGTGATCTGTCTATCTCTGCTGGCCAAGACAACTCACAGAAGACCAGTCCAATTGATTCCCTGGACAGCCTGCAACCCTTCATCTTGGTGAATGACTCTAACCGGGTATGGTCAGCTCTTATTTCTCCTCAGAGGCCGGGACAATCTAAGAAATCCACTTCAGTCAGAGTCGACATTGTTCTGGACAATTCTGGCTTTGAGTTATTCACTGACTTGGTCTTAGCAGATTTCCTCGTATCCTCCCACCTCGCCCATGAGGTCCATTTTCACGGCAAATCCCTCCCGTGGTTTGTCTCTGATGTCACAGCTAACGATTTTCAGTGGACCATCCGGCAGACCACGGCGGCCAACCACAAGTGGATGTCGAAGAGTGGCGTCCAGTGGAAGAACCACCTGAAGGAAGGAGCGTGGTCCTATCACGATCATCCTTTCTGGACTCAGCCGCATGAGTTTTGTGACATGGAAGCCGATGCGCCTGACCTGTATGCGACCCTGCAGGGGGCAGACCTGGTGCTGTTTAAGGGGGACCTCAACTACAGAAAGCTGACTGGGGACCGGGAGTGGGACCACGCGGTGGGCTTCCATGCTGCACTGAGAGGTTTTGGGCCTGCACCACTGTGTAGCCTCAGGACTCTCAAGGCCAACGTTCAGGTTGGTCTGCAGCCGGGCCAAGGCGAGAAGCTCGCCTCCCAAGATCCCGAGTGGATGACCAGCGGCAAATACGCTGTCATTCAGTTCGACAACGCAAAGTCAGAGCACAAAGACTGA